The following proteins come from a genomic window of Mustelus asterias chromosome 1, sMusAst1.hap1.1, whole genome shotgun sequence:
- the LOC144493550 gene encoding uncharacterized protein LOC144493550, whose product MNQELLSGGSKRRRTGGSLRGNASLSHGEEEQMNRVVEEQEGHCVRNADDNGAEASSSTSDEAQVATAEKEENNNQITVEAKEENKEEEQEDGEEEMDQDSDDFEQSDDSGREENSTNGNDVTDQNYNIDIAIQQPLALLTKNQVCSSI is encoded by the exons ATGAACCAGGAATTGCTGTCTGGGGGCAGCAAGAGACGTCGAACTGGGGGATCCCTTAGAGGTAATGCCTCATTGAGTCATGGGGAGGAGGAGCAAATGAACAGAGTGGTGGAGGAGCAAGAAGGGCATTGTGTAAGGAATGCTGATGACAATGGTGCTGAGGCAAGCAGCAGCACCAGTGATGAAGCCCAAGTTGCTACAGCAGAGAAAGAAGAAAACAACAACCAAATCACAGTAGAGGCAAAGGAAGAGAACAAAGAGGAGGAACAAGAGGATGGTGAAGAGGAAATGGACCAAGACAGTGATGACTTTGAACAATCTGATGATAGTGGTAGAGAAGAAAATAGCACAAATGGAAATGATGTAACTGATCAAAATTATAATATTGATATTGCCATCCAACAGCCACTGGCACTGTTAACTAAGAATCAG GTTTGCTCATCCATTTGA